The following are from one region of the Elgaria multicarinata webbii isolate HBS135686 ecotype San Diego chromosome 13, rElgMul1.1.pri, whole genome shotgun sequence genome:
- the LOC134407907 gene encoding synapse differentiation-inducing gene protein 1-like has protein sequence MSSPNYEKVEDKMPDPQNPPPYSEKESYRGPDPSAGPLPPMGYGAPSPMPNQYQPYYGAPGADSSQGPVLQPPQAVFITPVQPTNEPDYLVYSIFTMLCCCLPLGIAALVYSIMTREANHMGNLTAAQRNSRLARVLAHSAVGVGLGCLILYIALMVILTTTTT, from the exons ATGAGCAGCCCAAACTACGAGAAGGTCGAAGACAAGATGCCTGACCCTCAGAACCCACCCCCCTACTCTGAAAAAGAGTCCTACAGAGGTCCAGATCCTTCTGCTGGACCACTACCACCCATGGGCTATGGGGCACCTTCGCCTATGCCAAACCAGTACCAGCCTTATTATGGAGCACCTGGGGCAGATTCCAGCCAAGGTCCAGTCCTTCAGCCTCCGCAGGCCGTCTTCATCACACCTGTCCAGCCTACCAACGAACCTGATTACCTGGTCTACTCCATCTTCACCATGCTTTGCTGTTGCTTACCTCTGGGGATCGCTGCCTTGGTTTACTCTATAATG aCCCGAGAAGCCAACCACATGGGCAATCTCACAGCTGCACAGCGAAACTCCCGCCTGGCACGCGTCTTGGCCCACTCGGCGGTCGGGGTGGGGCTCGGCTGCCTGATTCTGTACATAGCCTTGATGGTGATTTTAACTACCACAACAACTTAA
- the LOC134408036 gene encoding proline-rich transmembrane protein 1-like, translated as MDNPNYEKIEGNEPPTRNPPPYSEIQPYEEPDPLIPPPGPPLPMYYGTAPPIPPEHQPHYGPPGAESSQGPVLQPSQAIFISPVQPTNVPDYVPYSIFTMLCCCLPLGIAALVYSIQTQDANYIGNITAALKYSRLALILANMALGVGLACWIVYITILVW; from the exons ATGGACAACCCAAACTACGAGAAGATCGAAGGCAATGAACCTCCCACTCGGAATCCACCTCCCTACTCCGAAATCCAGCCCTATGAAGAACCAGATCCCTTGATACCTCCTCCTGGGCCACCACTCCCTATGTACTATGGGACAGCTCCCCCTATACCACCTGAACACCAACCTCATTATGGCCCACCTGGAGCAGAATCCAGCCAAGGTCCTGTCCTGCAACCTTCACAGGCCATCTTCATCTCACCTGTCCAGCCCACCAATGTACCTGATTATGTGCCCTACTCCATCTTCACCATGCTTTGCTGTTGCCTACCTCTGGGAATCGCTGCCTTGGTTTACTCTATACag ACCCAAGATGCCAACTACATTGGAAACATCACTGCTGCCCTGAAATACTCCAGACTAGCACTGATCTTGGCCAACATGGCACTCGGGGTCGGGCTCGCATGTTGGATTGTGTATATCACCATCCTGGTGTGGTGA